The following proteins come from a genomic window of Suricata suricatta isolate VVHF042 chromosome 5, meerkat_22Aug2017_6uvM2_HiC, whole genome shotgun sequence:
- the CDV3 gene encoding protein CDV3 homolog isoform X5: protein MQISEKEEEDNEKREDPGENWEEGGGGGGGVEKSLGPWNKTAPVQAPPAAVIVTEAPEPAMTSGVYRPPGARLTTTRKTPQGPPEIYSDTQFPSLQSTAKHVESRKYLK, encoded by the exons ATGCAAATAAG tgaaaaggaagaagaagataatgaaaaaagagaagatcCAGGTGAAAACTGGGAagaaggtggaggtggtggtggtggagtaGAGAAGTCTTTAGGTCCCTGGAATAAAACCGCTCCGGTACAAGCACCTCCTGCTGCAGTAATTG TTACAGAAGCCCCAGAACCAGCGATGACTAGTGGTGTGTACAGGCCCCCTGGAGCCAGGTTAACCACAACGAGGAAAACGCCGCAAGGCCCACCCGAAATCTACAGCGACACACAGTTCCCGTCCCTGCAGTCCACTGCCAAGCATGTAGAAAGCCGGAA GTACTTAAAATGA
- the CDV3 gene encoding protein CDV3 homolog isoform X4 produces the protein MQISEKEEEDNEKREDPGENWEEGGGGGGGVEKSLGPWNKTAPVQAPPAAVIVTEAPEPAMTSGVYRPPGARLTTTRKTPQGPPEIYSDTQFPSLQSTAKHVESRNRYLK, from the exons ATGCAAATAAG tgaaaaggaagaagaagataatgaaaaaagagaagatcCAGGTGAAAACTGGGAagaaggtggaggtggtggtggtggagtaGAGAAGTCTTTAGGTCCCTGGAATAAAACCGCTCCGGTACAAGCACCTCCTGCTGCAGTAATTG TTACAGAAGCCCCAGAACCAGCGATGACTAGTGGTGTGTACAGGCCCCCTGGAGCCAGGTTAACCACAACGAGGAAAACGCCGCAAGGCCCACCCGAAATCTACAGCGACACACAGTTCCCGTCCCTGCAGTCCACTGCCAAGCATGTAGAAAGCCGGAA CAGGTACTTAAAATGA
- the CDV3 gene encoding protein CDV3 homolog isoform X6, whose amino-acid sequence MQISEKEEEDNEKREDPGENWEEGGGGGGGVEKSLGPWNKTAPVQAPPAAVIVTEAPEPAMTSGVYRPPGARLTTTRKTPQGPPEIYSDTQFPSLQSTAKHVESRKY is encoded by the exons ATGCAAATAAG tgaaaaggaagaagaagataatgaaaaaagagaagatcCAGGTGAAAACTGGGAagaaggtggaggtggtggtggtggagtaGAGAAGTCTTTAGGTCCCTGGAATAAAACCGCTCCGGTACAAGCACCTCCTGCTGCAGTAATTG TTACAGAAGCCCCAGAACCAGCGATGACTAGTGGTGTGTACAGGCCCCCTGGAGCCAGGTTAACCACAACGAGGAAAACGCCGCAAGGCCCACCCGAAATCTACAGCGACACACAGTTCCCGTCCCTGCAGTCCACTGCCAAGCATGTAGAAAGCCGGAA aTACTGA
- the CDV3 gene encoding protein CDV3 homolog isoform X2, which produces MQISEKEEEDNEKREDPGENWEEGGGGGGGVEKSLGPWNKTAPVQAPPAAVIEAPEPAMTSGVYRPPGARLTTTRKTPQGPPEIYSDTQFPSLQSTAKHVESRKDKEMEKSFEVVRHKTRGRDEVSKNQALKLQLDNQYAVLENQKSSHTQYN; this is translated from the exons ATGCAAATAAG tgaaaaggaagaagaagataatgaaaaaagagaagatcCAGGTGAAAACTGGGAagaaggtggaggtggtggtggtggagtaGAGAAGTCTTTAGGTCCCTGGAATAAAACCGCTCCGGTACAAGCACCTCCTGCTGCAGTAATTG AAGCCCCAGAACCAGCGATGACTAGTGGTGTGTACAGGCCCCCTGGAGCCAGGTTAACCACAACGAGGAAAACGCCGCAAGGCCCACCCGAAATCTACAGCGACACACAGTTCCCGTCCCTGCAGTCCACTGCCAAGCATGTAGAAAGCCGGAA ggataaagaaatggagaagagctTTGAAGTAGTAAGACACAAAACTAGAGGTAGGGATGAGGTTTCAAAAAACCAGGCCCTTAAACTGCAGCTAGACAACCAGTATGCTGTGCTTGAAAATCAGAAAAGCAGCCACACACAGTACAATTAA
- the CDV3 gene encoding protein CDV3 homolog isoform X7 translates to MQISEKEEEDNEKREDPGENWEEGGGGGGGVEKSLGPWNKTAPVQAPPAAVIVTEAPEPAMTSGVYRPPGARLTTTRKTPQGPPEIYSDTQFPSLQSTAKHVESRK, encoded by the exons ATGCAAATAAG tgaaaaggaagaagaagataatgaaaaaagagaagatcCAGGTGAAAACTGGGAagaaggtggaggtggtggtggtggagtaGAGAAGTCTTTAGGTCCCTGGAATAAAACCGCTCCGGTACAAGCACCTCCTGCTGCAGTAATTG TTACAGAAGCCCCAGAACCAGCGATGACTAGTGGTGTGTACAGGCCCCCTGGAGCCAGGTTAACCACAACGAGGAAAACGCCGCAAGGCCCACCCGAAATCTACAGCGACACACAGTTCCCGTCCCTGCAGTCCACTGCCAAGCATGTAGAAAGCCGGAA GTAA
- the CDV3 gene encoding protein CDV3 homolog isoform X1, with protein sequence MQISEKEEEDNEKREDPGENWEEGGGGGGGVEKSLGPWNKTAPVQAPPAAVIVTEAPEPAMTSGVYRPPGARLTTTRKTPQGPPEIYSDTQFPSLQSTAKHVESRKDKEMEKSFEVVRHKTRGRDEVSKNQALKLQLDNQYAVLENQKSSHTQYN encoded by the exons ATGCAAATAAG tgaaaaggaagaagaagataatgaaaaaagagaagatcCAGGTGAAAACTGGGAagaaggtggaggtggtggtggtggagtaGAGAAGTCTTTAGGTCCCTGGAATAAAACCGCTCCGGTACAAGCACCTCCTGCTGCAGTAATTG TTACAGAAGCCCCAGAACCAGCGATGACTAGTGGTGTGTACAGGCCCCCTGGAGCCAGGTTAACCACAACGAGGAAAACGCCGCAAGGCCCACCCGAAATCTACAGCGACACACAGTTCCCGTCCCTGCAGTCCACTGCCAAGCATGTAGAAAGCCGGAA ggataaagaaatggagaagagctTTGAAGTAGTAAGACACAAAACTAGAGGTAGGGATGAGGTTTCAAAAAACCAGGCCCTTAAACTGCAGCTAGACAACCAGTATGCTGTGCTTGAAAATCAGAAAAGCAGCCACACACAGTACAATTAA
- the CDV3 gene encoding protein CDV3 homolog isoform X3, with product MQISEKEEEDNEKREDPGENWEEGGGGGGGVEKSLGPWNKTAPVQAPPAAVIVTEAPEPAMTSGVYRPPGARLTTTRKTPQGPPEIYSDTQFPSLQSTAKHVESRKDKEMEKSFEVVRHKTRGN from the exons ATGCAAATAAG tgaaaaggaagaagaagataatgaaaaaagagaagatcCAGGTGAAAACTGGGAagaaggtggaggtggtggtggtggagtaGAGAAGTCTTTAGGTCCCTGGAATAAAACCGCTCCGGTACAAGCACCTCCTGCTGCAGTAATTG TTACAGAAGCCCCAGAACCAGCGATGACTAGTGGTGTGTACAGGCCCCCTGGAGCCAGGTTAACCACAACGAGGAAAACGCCGCAAGGCCCACCCGAAATCTACAGCGACACACAGTTCCCGTCCCTGCAGTCCACTGCCAAGCATGTAGAAAGCCGGAA ggataaagaaatggagaagagctTTGAAGTAGTAAGACACAAAACTAGAG GTAACTAG